The following are encoded in a window of Panicum virgatum strain AP13 chromosome 5N, P.virgatum_v5, whole genome shotgun sequence genomic DNA:
- the LOC120676800 gene encoding uncharacterized protein LOC120676800 isoform X2: MEVQDDYKWRQIPAFGDWNLWDDMPVTQYFQAGPFFFTAPVDKDDEDLFKVPQFPAKPYSYKKCVVRVKGEKTNAVPARKKGGRRQYVNEQQKWKPKGAVDEDLYKISPQLLCKKKLLRNLLGGCLGLSCIA; this comes from the exons ATGGAG GTGCAGGACGACTACAAATGGCGCCAGATCCCGGCGTTCGGCGACTGGAACCTGTGGGACGACATGCCCGTCACCCAATACTTCCAGGCAGGACCCTTCTTCTTCACAGCGCCGGTTGACAAAGACGACGAGGACCTATTCAAGGTGCCCCAGTTCCCTGCCAAGCCCTACAGCTACAAGAAG TGTGTCGTGCGAGTGAAGGGAGAGAAAACCAATGCTGTgccggcgaggaagaagggaggCAGGAGGCAGTATGTGAACGAGCAGCAGAAGTGGAAGCCGAAGGGAGCAGTGGACGAGGACCTGTACAAGATCTCCCCACAGCTTCTCTGCAAG AAGAAGCTGCTGAGGAATTTACTGGGGGGCTGCCTGGGCTTGAGCTGCATCGCCTGA
- the LOC120672207 gene encoding pentatricopeptide repeat-containing protein At1g06140, mitochondrial-like isoform X1 encodes MTPRALLSRLRLAPLLHDGHHLRRFLSAAAAAPPPPLDESPPGAPPPLSNSRLFVAGLSWSVDERSLTDAFSSFGTVTEDGARARCSKRCRGGGEPLHDAQPRELFDEMLVRDVVACSAAIYRHARSGSFHQSIGLFVSMMREGVCPNSFTLVGLLLAAARLGDAVLAKCIHGWAVKSRLESNPFVATALVDAYAKCGCPMNAWAFFSDLRDPSVVSWNSMISGLMHNDLFEEALLVFKRMCCCFGLLPNNVVTMINVAQAYAGCGDLGMCKSAHAYAVKMGLDIDVSVTNSILGMYLNFGDIEIGREIFRKITVHDLVTWTMMMGFLLEQAHAGEVISLFVQMRSNSIVPDRVAMVSLVQACALLGDARRGKLVHNQMVIRGFIRELPAANSLITMYSKCKDLSSARVLFDGIREKSLVSWTAMVSGYVGSGKALEGIHLFGKMRCEDVFVIDSVMLVILLIGCYEIAKFELCVQLHGYSYKSGLYLHRPVPNTLMAVYGKCGYVSLARKVFDDMISRDAVSWNTIILSYGINGQGEQAIALFNSMEESSEERDSVTYLNTMLACSHSGLIDDGLITFRGMINEKRINPSQEHIGCLVDMLARAGRLDEAAEVASSTNKEGANSWKALMGGGHLHSDTGLTEVAANKVLNMESFDYGHVVLLSNAYVSAGKYIVAESIRSCYSNQTKRKTLGLSSIEVMPSSTR; translated from the exons ATGACGCCTCGGGCGCTGCTCTCCCGCCTGCGTCTCGCCCCTCTCCTCCACGACGGCCACCACCTGCGACGCtttctctccgccgccgccgccgccccaccaccaccactagaTGAGTCGCCtcccggtgcgccgccgccgctttccAACTCCAGACTCTTCGTCGCCG GTTTGTCGTGGTCCGTCGACGAGCGCTCCCTCACGgacgccttctcctccttcggCACCGTCACCGAAG ATGGCGCGCGTGCTAGGTGTTCGAAGAGATGCCGTGGAGGTGGTGAGCCACTCCACGACGCCCAGCCCCGCGAACTGTTTGATGAAATGCTTGTTAGGGACGTGGTCGCTTGCTCGGCGGCGATCTACCGGCATGCAAGGAGTGGGTCGTTCCACCAGTCAATTGGGCTGTTTGTCAGCATGATGAGGGAGGGGGTGTGCCCAAACTCGTTCACCTTGGTCGGTCTGTTGCTTGCGGCAGCTCGGCTAGGTGACGCTGTGCTTGCCAAGTGCATCCATGGGTGGGCTGTGAAGAGTCGGCTGGAATCCAACCCTTTTGTTGCAACTGCACTGGTCGATGCATATGCGAAATGTGGGTGCCCCATGAATGCATGGGCGTTTTTCAGTGATTTGAGGGATCCCAGTGTGGTTTCCTGGAATTCTATGATATCCGGGTTAATGCACAATGATTTGTTTGAGGAAGCATTGTTGGTGTTTAAAAGGATGTGTTGTTGTTTTGGGCTACTTCCTAATAATGTTGTGACCATGATTAATGTGGCTCAAGCTTATGCTGGTTGTGGTGACCTTGGAATGTGCAAGAGTGCACATGCTTATGCAGTTAAGATGGGCCTTGATATAGATGTTTCGGTGACAAACTCAATACTTGGCATGTACTTGAACTTTGGCGACATTGAGATTGGAAGAGAGATTTTTAGAAAAATCACTGTTCATGATCTTGTTACTTGGACAATGATGATGGGTTTCCTTCTTGAGCAGGCACATGCTGGTGAAGTTATAAGTCTCTTTGTACAGATGAGGTCAAATAGCATAGTTCCTGATAGGGTAGCAATGGTCAGTTTGGTGCAAGCTTGTGCGCTTCTAGGTGATGCAAGGAGAGGAAAATTGGTTCATAATCAAATGGTCATCCGCGGTTTTATTAGAGAGCTTCCTGCAGCTAATTCTTTAATCACAATGTATTCCAAATGCAAGGATTTAAGTTCCGCTAGAGTGTTGTTTGATGGAATAAGGGAGAAAAGCTTAGTTTCATGGACTGCAATGGTGTCAGGGTATGTAGGAAGTGGAAAAGCACTAGAGGGGATACATCTCTTTGGTAAGATGAGGTGTGAAGATGTTTTTGTGATTGACTCTGTGATGTTAGTCATCTTATTGATTGGTTGCTACGAGATTGCTAAGTTTGAGCTATGTGTTCAGCTTCATGGGTATAGCTACAAGTCAGGTTTATATCTGCATAGACCCGTCCCTAATACTCTCATGGCAGTTTATGGTAAGTGTGGATATGTCAGTTTAGCCCGAAAAGTATTTGATGACATGATTTCTCGAGATGCTGTCTCATGGAATACTATTATATTATCCTATGGCATAAATGGCCAAGGAGAGCAAGCAATAGCACTTTTTAACAGCATGGAGGAATCTAGTGAAGAGCGAGACAGTGTAACATACTTGAACACAATGCTGGCATGTAGCCATTCTGGACTAATTGATGATGGGTTGATCACATTCAGGGGAATGATTAATGAGAAGCGTATAAATCCAAGTCAGGAGCACATCGGATGCCTAGTAGATATGTTGGCAAGAGCCGGTCGCTTGGATGAAGCAGCAGAAGTGGCTAGCTCGACCAACAAAGAGGGAGCAAATTCTTGGAAGGCTTTGATGGGAGGAGGTCACCTGCACAGTGACACAGGGTTAACTGAAGTTGCTGCTAACAAGGTGCTGAACATGGAGTCATTTGATTATGGCCACGTGGTGTTACTGTCTAATGCTTATGTATCAGCTGGGAAGTATATTGTTGCTGAATCTATCAGATCCTGTTATTCAAATCAAACAAAAAGGAAGACTCTAGGGCTGAGTTCCATTGAGGTCATGCCATCCAGCACTAGATAG
- the LOC120676800 gene encoding uncharacterized protein LOC120676800 isoform X1 — protein MEVQDDYKWRQIPAFGDWNLWDDMPVTQYFQAGPFFFTAPVDKDDEDLFKVPQFPAKPYSYKKCVVRVKGEKTNAVPARKKGGRRQYVNEQQKWKPKGAVDEDLYKISPQLLCKVKKKKLLRNLLGGCLGLSCIA, from the exons ATGGAG GTGCAGGACGACTACAAATGGCGCCAGATCCCGGCGTTCGGCGACTGGAACCTGTGGGACGACATGCCCGTCACCCAATACTTCCAGGCAGGACCCTTCTTCTTCACAGCGCCGGTTGACAAAGACGACGAGGACCTATTCAAGGTGCCCCAGTTCCCTGCCAAGCCCTACAGCTACAAGAAG TGTGTCGTGCGAGTGAAGGGAGAGAAAACCAATGCTGTgccggcgaggaagaagggaggCAGGAGGCAGTATGTGAACGAGCAGCAGAAGTGGAAGCCGAAGGGAGCAGTGGACGAGGACCTGTACAAGATCTCCCCACAGCTTCTCTGCAAGGTGAAGAAG AAGAAGCTGCTGAGGAATTTACTGGGGGGCTGCCTGGGCTTGAGCTGCATCGCCTGA